In Uranotaenia lowii strain MFRU-FL chromosome 2, ASM2978415v1, whole genome shotgun sequence, one genomic interval encodes:
- the LOC129742220 gene encoding uncharacterized protein LOC129742220 — protein MVVLKSSIGDIKERGEGVTENDVVDDGKDGREREVDSESSGEEMDTSQPEKLEERLGKRPLIAEKSTSDTEGDARGRRTIERSRKKLHKAGGADPINALEIIAKKSQERGGKLRERSGANNRSRSRVDDGNKSVK, from the coding sequence ATGGTTGTGCTGAAATCTTCTATTGGAGATATTAAAGAGAGAGGAGAGGGAGTGACGGAAAACGACGTAGTCGACGATGGTAAAGATGGGCGAGAGCGAGAGGTTGATTCGGAATCTAGCGGAGAAGAAATGGACACATCACAGCCGGAGAAATTGGAAGAGAGGCTTGGCAAGCGTCCACTGATCGCGGAGAAGTCGACGTCCGATACGGAAGGTGATGCGAGAGGGCGCCGAACTATCGAGAGGAGTAGGAAGAAGCTGCACAAGGCCGGTGGGGCTGACCCGATAAACGCTTTGGAAATCATCGCAAAAAAATCGCAGGAGCGAGGAGGTAAATTACGAGAGCGATCTGGTGCAAACAACAGATCGCGCAGTCGGGTAGATGATGGTAATAAATCTGTCAAGTGA